A DNA window from Carnobacterium funditum DSM 5970 contains the following coding sequences:
- the ribD gene encoding bifunctional diaminohydroxyphosphoribosylaminopyrimidine deaminase/5-amino-6-(5-phosphoribosylamino)uracil reductase RibD — MDEFYMRMALELARKGKGWTAPNPLVGAVIVKAGRVIGQGYHEEYGQPHAEVKAIASASECVSGATLYVTLEPCSHFGKTPPCSDLLIEKNIKRVVIGITDPNPLVAGKGIERLRNNGIEVITGVLEVEIQQLNEVFIKYIVTKEPFVVMKSAMSLDGKTATVTGESQWISSRTAREQVHGLRHELAGIMVGIETIIRDNPQLTSRTPNSKNPIRIVVDSQLRIPMVSTVLHYQDKAKTIIATTKRASREKLKTLKKMGIEVIVTKEQFGRVNLRELMRRLGARGIDSILLEGGATLNFSALKEGIVDKVQVYISPKIIGGKNAKTAVEGEGVLSLKSAFQIKRLKTVMVGEDLFVEGYIDK, encoded by the coding sequence GTGGATGAATTTTATATGAGGATGGCATTAGAGTTAGCAAGAAAAGGCAAAGGGTGGACGGCACCAAATCCTTTAGTGGGTGCTGTGATTGTTAAAGCTGGAAGAGTTATTGGACAAGGATACCACGAGGAATATGGTCAACCACACGCAGAAGTAAAGGCTATTGCATCAGCAAGCGAATGCGTTTCAGGGGCAACTTTATATGTCACATTAGAACCCTGTTCACATTTTGGTAAAACCCCTCCCTGTTCTGACTTATTAATAGAAAAAAACATCAAACGAGTCGTTATTGGAATAACCGATCCAAATCCATTAGTTGCTGGAAAAGGAATTGAAAGGCTACGTAACAACGGCATTGAAGTTATTACCGGTGTGTTAGAAGTAGAAATCCAACAATTGAATGAGGTTTTTATAAAATACATTGTCACTAAAGAACCTTTTGTGGTGATGAAGAGTGCGATGTCACTAGACGGCAAAACGGCGACAGTAACGGGTGAATCTCAGTGGATTTCTAGTAGAACAGCTAGAGAACAGGTTCATGGCTTACGACATGAATTAGCTGGAATTATGGTAGGCATTGAAACCATCATCAGAGATAACCCACAATTAACTTCTAGAACGCCAAATAGCAAAAATCCTATTAGAATTGTTGTGGATAGTCAACTAAGAATTCCAATGGTATCTACTGTTTTACATTATCAGGATAAAGCTAAAACAATTATCGCAACGACTAAAAGAGCTAGTAGAGAAAAACTGAAAACGTTAAAGAAAATGGGTATTGAAGTTATTGTGACCAAAGAGCAATTTGGAAGAGTTAATTTGCGTGAATTAATGAGGAGATTAGGCGCTAGGGGTATCGATAGTATTCTATTAGAAGGTGGAGCTACTTTGAATTTTTCAGCTTTAAAAGAAGGCATTGTCGACAAAGTACAAGTCTATATTTCACCAAAAATCATCGGAGGAAAAAATGCTAAAACTGCTGTTGAAGGAGAAGGCGTTTTGTCGTTAAAAAGTGCTTTTCAAATAAAGCGACTAAAAACGGTGATGGTAGGTGAGGATCTTTTTGTAGAAGGATATATTGATAAATAA
- a CDS encoding riboflavin synthase, with translation MFTGIIEEIGTIKSIKKGEKSSVLKIKGQKVLQGTRIGDSISTNGICLTVTKIEKDSFEADVMSESLKRTNIGELISGSYVNLERALSLETRLGGHIVNGHIDGIGKIKEFRRDDNAVWITVETTLDLLRYIIEKGSIAIDGVSLTVVTVDDQSFQVSIIPHTGEETGLLSKQPGDTVNLECDMIGKYVEKLLRLDSKERTQENHVTQGFLKENGFF, from the coding sequence ATGTTTACTGGAATTATTGAAGAGATAGGAACAATCAAATCAATCAAAAAAGGTGAAAAGAGTTCAGTTCTTAAAATAAAAGGTCAAAAAGTGTTGCAAGGAACACGTATTGGAGATAGTATCTCGACTAATGGAATTTGTTTGACAGTGACGAAAATAGAAAAAGATTCTTTTGAAGCAGACGTTATGTCGGAGTCTTTGAAAAGGACGAATATTGGGGAATTGATTTCTGGAAGCTACGTTAATTTAGAACGGGCACTAAGCCTTGAGACACGTCTTGGTGGGCATATTGTCAATGGTCACATTGATGGAATAGGAAAGATAAAGGAATTCAGGCGTGATGATAATGCCGTTTGGATTACGGTTGAAACAACTCTTGATTTATTAAGGTACATTATTGAAAAAGGTTCGATAGCTATTGATGGCGTTAGTTTGACAGTCGTGACTGTGGACGACCAGTCTTTCCAAGTCTCAATTATTCCGCACACGGGTGAAGAAACGGGACTTTTATCTAAGCAACCCGGAGATACTGTAAATCTTGAATGCGATATGATTGGAAAATATGTCGAGAAGCTATTAAGACTCGATTCGAAAGAGCGGACTCAAGAGAATCATGTAACGCAAGGATTTTTAAAAGAGAATGGGTTCTTTTAG
- a CDS encoding PTS sugar transporter subunit IIC, which translates to MDILFGTLLLLLVLVFFTLFNYKAPQGSKAMGALASAACASFLVEAFHLAFFGNILNIEFLKEVGGANGSLGGVAAAILVPLALGVSPVYAVLVGLSLSGFGILPGFIAGYLISFIIIYMEKKIPGGLDLIVIIVVAAPLARLIGSLTSPVVDATLMQIGEILTATANTSPIMMGIILGGIMTVVATAPLSSMALTAMLGLTGVPMAIGALAVFGSSFLNYVLFSKMKFGSKKDTISVAIEPLTQADIISANPIPVYATNFIGGAASGIIVSIMGLVNNTPGTATPIAGFAVMFAYNPAGKVLIAALACMIVSTISGFIGAHIFRNFKIKTADQIRSGNINAKEPVLETVKEIKKSVAIKADY; encoded by the coding sequence ATGGACATTTTATTTGGAACATTATTATTACTATTGGTTTTAGTATTCTTCACTTTATTCAATTACAAAGCTCCTCAAGGATCTAAAGCTATGGGAGCATTAGCCAGTGCTGCTTGTGCTAGTTTTTTGGTTGAAGCTTTTCACTTAGCTTTTTTCGGAAATATATTGAATATTGAATTTCTAAAAGAGGTTGGAGGAGCAAATGGAAGTCTTGGAGGAGTAGCCGCAGCTATTTTAGTGCCTTTGGCATTAGGAGTTTCGCCTGTGTATGCGGTACTTGTCGGTCTTTCTTTATCAGGATTTGGAATTTTACCAGGATTTATTGCAGGATACTTAATTTCATTTATTATTATATACATGGAGAAAAAAATACCCGGTGGATTAGACTTAATTGTTATCATTGTTGTTGCAGCACCACTTGCTCGTTTAATAGGATCACTAACGTCGCCAGTGGTAGATGCAACATTGATGCAAATTGGAGAAATACTAACTGCTACAGCTAATACAAGTCCGATTATGATGGGAATTATTTTAGGAGGGATTATGACGGTAGTTGCCACAGCTCCACTAAGCTCAATGGCTTTAACAGCGATGTTAGGATTAACAGGGGTTCCAATGGCTATTGGTGCACTAGCCGTTTTTGGTTCATCCTTTCTAAATTATGTGTTATTTAGTAAAATGAAATTTGGAAGCAAAAAAGATACTATTTCAGTAGCGATAGAGCCTTTAACGCAAGCAGATATCATTTCAGCAAATCCGATACCAGTTTATGCTACAAATTTTATCGGTGGAGCAGCAAGTGGTATAATTGTATCGATAATGGGATTAGTTAATAACACCCCAGGAACAGCAACGCCCATAGCCGGCTTTGCAGTTATGTTCGCTTATAATCCTGCAGGGAAAGTATTAATCGCAGCTTTAGCTTGTATGATTGTTAGTACAATTAGTGGTTTTATAGGTGCGCATATCTTTAGAAACTTCAAAATTAAAACAGCCGATCAAATTAGATCTGGGAATATTAATGCAAAAGAACCAGTTTTAGAAACCGTTAAAGAAATTAAAAAATCAGTTGCTATTAAAGCAGATTATTAA
- a CDS encoding D-serine ammonia-lyase yields MRTSLVMEETNMNLEGTPLFKDIKAAKEVFWINPNKEVFEKAAEKSSISKMDIADADARLTRFASYLKIVFPDTAPTDGIIESPITEIPHMKAYLEEECKGTIEGKVWLKRDDLLPIAGTVKARGAIYEVLKHAEDLALEQGLLTSIEEDYAVFASDKFKTFFSNYKITVGTTGNLGISVGTVGAKLGFEVIVHMSVEAKQWKKNFLRSRGVVVIEHESDFTKAVTEGRQQSDLDPTSYFVDDEHSRELFLGYTVAGSRLKKQLSEKNILVDADHPLFVYLPCGIGGSPGGVTFGLKQIYGDNVHCFFAEPTHVPSMLVGLITGKYNEISVKDIGLDGLTVADGLAVPRTSGFVAKVLENFFSGSYTIDDNETYKLLTALIDQEEIYLEPAAIAGLPGSIRLLQSQAGQEYLKVNNLVDKMTNATHISWATGGSMVPKEDMDIFYKKGKKAE; encoded by the coding sequence ATGAGAACCAGCTTAGTAATGGAGGAAACGAACATGAATTTAGAAGGGACACCTTTATTTAAAGATATTAAAGCAGCAAAAGAAGTATTTTGGATTAATCCTAATAAAGAGGTATTTGAAAAAGCAGCAGAAAAGTCTAGTATTTCAAAAATGGATATTGCAGATGCAGATGCTCGATTAACTCGATTTGCCTCTTATTTAAAAATAGTTTTTCCAGATACAGCTCCAACTGACGGAATTATAGAATCACCTATTACAGAAATACCTCATATGAAAGCTTATCTTGAAGAAGAATGTAAAGGAACGATTGAAGGAAAAGTATGGTTGAAACGGGATGATTTACTACCAATTGCTGGAACAGTAAAAGCACGCGGAGCCATCTATGAGGTCTTAAAGCATGCAGAAGATTTAGCGTTGGAACAGGGTTTATTGACTTCGATAGAGGAAGATTATGCTGTTTTTGCAAGTGATAAATTCAAAACATTCTTTTCTAACTACAAAATAACTGTTGGAACGACAGGCAATTTGGGTATTAGTGTTGGAACAGTTGGAGCAAAATTAGGTTTTGAAGTAATTGTCCATATGTCAGTTGAAGCAAAACAATGGAAAAAGAACTTTTTAAGAAGTCGAGGAGTGGTCGTGATTGAACACGAATCTGATTTTACGAAAGCGGTAACTGAAGGGCGTCAGCAATCTGATTTAGATCCAACTAGTTATTTTGTTGATGACGAACATTCTCGTGAGTTATTCTTAGGGTATACAGTAGCTGGGAGTAGATTGAAGAAACAATTAAGCGAAAAAAATATTTTAGTAGATGCAGACCATCCGTTATTTGTGTACTTGCCTTGTGGCATTGGTGGATCTCCAGGTGGCGTTACATTTGGTTTGAAACAGATTTATGGGGATAACGTTCATTGTTTCTTTGCTGAACCAACACATGTTCCTTCGATGCTCGTTGGCTTAATTACTGGTAAATACAATGAAATATCCGTTAAAGATATTGGTTTAGATGGGTTAACAGTTGCTGATGGTTTAGCTGTTCCACGTACATCAGGTTTTGTTGCTAAAGTATTAGAAAATTTCTTCAGTGGATCATATACGATAGATGATAACGAAACATATAAATTACTGACTGCTTTAATTGATCAAGAGGAGATCTATTTAGAGCCAGCTGCAATTGCTGGTTTACCCGGATCCATCCGTTTGTTGCAGTCACAAGCGGGGCAAGAATATTTGAAAGTCAACAACTTAGTCGATAAGATGACAAATGCGACACATATTTCATGGGCAACAGGTGGAAGTATGGTTCCTAAAGAGGATATGGATATTTTCTATAAAAAAGGCAAAAAAGCAGAATAA
- a CDS encoding RidA family protein encodes MLETIHTNNAPEPIGPYSQVIKAGDFIFPAGQLGVDPTTGKLIGDNIKEQTEQAIKNLSAVLETAGSSLQQVVKTTCYLSTMEHFQAFNEAYGEQFGGHKPARTCFAVQELPLKGLCEIEVVAVLKK; translated from the coding sequence ATGTTAGAGACGATTCATACAAACAATGCACCAGAACCGATTGGCCCATATTCACAGGTTATTAAAGCTGGAGACTTTATTTTCCCAGCGGGTCAACTAGGAGTAGACCCAACAACAGGTAAGCTAATTGGAGATAATATCAAAGAACAAACAGAACAAGCAATAAAGAATCTTTCCGCTGTTTTGGAAACTGCGGGTTCGTCTTTACAACAGGTCGTCAAGACAACTTGTTATTTATCTACAATGGAACATTTCCAGGCATTTAATGAAGCTTATGGCGAACAATTCGGTGGACATAAGCCAGCTCGGACTTGTTTTGCAGTACAAGAACTTCCGTTAAAAGGGTTATGCGAAATTGAAGTAGTTGCTGTTTTAAAGAAGTAA